From Oncorhynchus tshawytscha isolate Ot180627B linkage group LG11, Otsh_v2.0, whole genome shotgun sequence, the proteins below share one genomic window:
- the LOC112261729 gene encoding putative E3 ubiquitin-protein ligase UBR7, whose protein sequence is MSVNEERTVTVQDILEDEELQEAYAVLAGSDPDNCSYPQGYVKRQAVFACNTCTPRGVEPAGLCLACTNHCHDGHDIFELYTKRNFRCDCGNSKFGVFRCQLSPGKDRQNAKNHYNHNFHGCYCTCDRPYPDTEDQVNEDMIQCIICEDWYHPRHLGCTVEDSEELQEMVCETCMNKAPFLWTYSTHIAEPPVVKVSPCKGEVEVNKEEDKEPEDKRSDEPCKNGGEGSSTSPSCQEKNEATNGRTACKRTHQEMTGLPVKSQDKTVYCRLRELKTQGLERAREGAVFWPYHWRATLCTCVSCKRAYVDAGVQFLLDESDTVLAYENRGTVEQGPASLDSMLMSSLSTLDRVQQLEIVYQFNEMQTELMTFLRQIADEGKVVTAEAIHQFFGELMSRKRRQMNS, encoded by the exons ATGTCTGTGAACGAGGAGCGCACTGTGACCGTACAGGACATTCTGGAAGATGAGGAGCTGCAAGAGGCGTATGCTGTGTTGGCTGGAAGTGATCCAGATAATTGTTCCTATCCCCAG GGATATGTGAAGAGACAGGCTGTTTTTGCCTGCAACACTTGCACACCCAGAGGGGTAGAACCTGCTGGGCTCTGCCTTGCCTGCACCAACCATTGCCATGATGGGCATGACATATTTGAGCTCTACACAAAAAG GAATTTCCGCTGTGATTGTGGAAACAGCAAGTTTGGCGTGTTTAGGTGCCAGCTGAGTCCT GGCAAAGACCGACAAAACGCAAAAAATCATTATAATCACAACTTCCATGGCTGTTATTGTACCTGTGACAGACCTTACCCAGACACTGAAGATCAG GTTAATGAGGATATGATTCAGTGCATCATCTGTGAGGACTGGTATCATCCCAGG CACCTGGGTTGTACGGTAGAAGACTCTGAGGAGCTGCAGGAGATGGTGTGTGAGACCTGCATGAACAAAGCCCCCTTCCTCTGGACATACTCCACCCACATTGCAG AACCTCCTGTGGTCAAAGTGAGCCCCTGTAAAGGGGAGGTTGAAGTCAACAAGGAGGAAGATAAGGAGCCAGAGGACAAGAGGAGTGATGAGCCCTGTAAGAACGGGGGCGAGGGGTCCTCTACCAGCCCCAGCTGTCAAGAGAAG AATGAGGCTACGAATGGGAGGACTGCCTGCAAACGGACTCACCAGGAGATGACAGGCCTTCCTGTGAAGAGCCAGGACAAGACTGTGTATTGCAGGCTGAGGGAGCTGAAGACGCAGGGCCTGGAGAGAGCTAGGGAAGGGGCTGTGTTCTGGCCTTACCATTGGAGAGCCACGCTGTGCACCTGCGTCAGCTGCAAG AGGGCCTACGTCGATGCGGGAGTGCAGTTCCTGCTGGATGAGTCAGACACTGTCCTGGCCTATGAGAACAGAGGCACTGTAGAGCAAGGACCTGCTAGTCTTGACAGTATGCTCATGTCAAGCCTGAGTACTCTGGACCGCGTGCAGCAACTGGAGATTGTTTACC AGTTCAATGAGATGCAGACTGAACTGATGACGTTCCTACGGCAGATAGCTGATGAAGGAAAG gtTGTCACAGCAGAGGCCATCCACCAGTTCTTTGGGGAGCTGATGTCCAGGAAGAGGCGGCAAATGAACAGCTGa